A stretch of the bacterium genome encodes the following:
- the uvrB gene encoding excinuclease ABC subunit UvrB, translating to MSKFKLVSKFSPTGDQPQAIEKLTAGVLAGAKAQTLLGVTGSGKTFTLANVIANVQKSTLVVSHNKTLAWQLYQEFKDFFPENEVHYFVSYYDYYQPEAYIPHSDTYIEKDAKINQEIDKLRHAATQAVLSNPDTIIVASVSCIYNIGDPNEYQNAAMVLKTGISISRKDFLKRLVLMQFSRNNIAPLPGTFRTKGETMEINLPTGDEIIRVNFFGSEIEKIWSSKLGILNEYTLYPAKHFITSENKLKIALANIETELDERLKELRKENKVLEAARLEQRTHYDMEMLAEAGYCSGIENYSRHLAFRKAGESPYTLLDFFPKNALLIVDESHMTIPQIRGMYNGDRARKLTLVEHGFRLPSALDNRPMMFKEWENRTNQIIFSSATPNDYELDQSKENHKLYLAEQLIRPTHILDPMVEVRPTEGQITDAIKEIGNRVKRGERVLITVITKRLAEDLAEHLAKAGIKSAYLHSEIKTMNRPEILNDLRSGKIDALVGVNLLREGLDLPEVSLILIFDADKEGFLRNETTMVQTIGRAARHIEGKVIMYADKITGSMKAAIKETSRRRAAQEKYNKENGFTPISIKKDIKLTPVIPEPEKIWLESKTKKELERELKTAIAEWDFEKAILLRDYLKTLK from the coding sequence ATGTCTAAATTCAAACTAGTATCAAAATTTAGCCCTACAGGCGATCAACCTCAAGCCATAGAAAAATTGACTGCGGGGGTTTTAGCTGGCGCCAAAGCCCAAACATTGCTTGGTGTTACGGGTTCTGGCAAAACATTCACGTTGGCTAATGTTATAGCTAATGTTCAAAAATCTACGCTGGTAGTTTCGCACAACAAAACTTTAGCTTGGCAACTGTATCAAGAATTTAAAGATTTCTTTCCCGAAAACGAAGTCCATTATTTTGTTTCCTATTACGATTACTACCAACCCGAAGCCTATATTCCCCATTCCGATACTTACATAGAAAAAGACGCCAAAATAAACCAAGAAATAGACAAACTTCGGCACGCCGCTACTCAAGCAGTACTTTCGAACCCAGATACTATAATAGTGGCTTCGGTTTCTTGTATTTATAACATTGGCGATCCTAACGAATATCAAAACGCGGCTATGGTTTTAAAAACAGGTATCAGTATTTCTAGAAAAGATTTTTTAAAAAGACTAGTGCTGATGCAATTTTCTCGCAATAATATTGCGCCGTTGCCCGGAACATTCAGAACCAAAGGCGAAACTATGGAAATTAATTTGCCCACTGGAGACGAAATTATACGTGTAAACTTTTTTGGAAGCGAAATAGAAAAAATATGGAGTTCTAAACTAGGTATTTTAAATGAATATACACTTTATCCCGCCAAACACTTTATTACTTCGGAAAATAAATTAAAAATTGCGTTAGCCAACATTGAAACAGAGCTGGATGAGCGTCTAAAAGAACTGCGAAAAGAAAATAAAGTTTTAGAAGCCGCGCGTTTGGAACAACGCACCCATTACGATATGGAAATGCTCGCTGAAGCCGGTTATTGTTCGGGTATAGAAAATTATTCGCGGCATCTAGCTTTTAGAAAAGCTGGCGAATCGCCCTATACGCTTTTAGATTTCTTTCCAAAGAACGCCCTGCTTATAGTGGACGAATCACATATGACGATTCCTCAAATAAGAGGCATGTATAATGGCGATCGCGCTCGCAAATTGACCTTGGTTGAACACGGCTTTCGCCTGCCTTCGGCTTTGGACAATCGCCCAATGATGTTTAAAGAATGGGAAAACAGAACCAACCAAATTATTTTTTCTTCGGCCACACCTAATGATTACGAGCTAGACCAATCTAAAGAAAATCACAAGCTGTATCTAGCTGAACAGCTGATAAGGCCGACTCATATTTTGGATCCTATGGTTGAGGTTAGGCCGACCGAAGGGCAAATAACCGATGCAATTAAAGAGATCGGCAACCGCGTCAAACGCGGTGAAAGGGTTTTGATTACAGTTATTACCAAAAGATTAGCCGAGGACTTGGCAGAGCATTTGGCTAAAGCCGGCATAAAATCGGCCTATTTACATTCCGAAATTAAAACTATGAACCGCCCCGAGATATTGAACGATTTACGTAGCGGCAAAATAGATGCTTTGGTTGGCGTAAACTTATTGCGTGAAGGCTTGGACTTGCCCGAAGTTTCTTTAATTTTAATTTTTGACGCCGACAAAGAAGGTTTTTTAAGAAATGAGACAACTATGGTACAAACCATCGGCCGCGCCGCGCGGCACATAGAGGGCAAGGTAATTATGTATGCCGATAAAATAACGGGTTCTATGAAAGCGGCCATTAAAGAAACTTCGCGCCGCCGCGCCGCGCAAGAAAAATATAATAAAGAAAATGGATTTACCCCTATATCTATTAAAAAAGATATTAAGCTTACGCCTGTTATACCCGAGCCCGAAAAAATTTGGTTAGAATCTAAAACCAAAAAAGAACTGGAACGCGAACTCAAAACCGCCATTGCTGAATGGGACTTTGAAAAAGCTATTTTACTGCGCGACTACTTAAAAACTTTAAAATAA
- the ruvA gene encoding Holliday junction branch migration protein RuvA, with translation MIGYLEGELIKKYDRRCILKCGSLGYRIFMTNSALGKIQENGELVKVFTHPYQREDTQELYGFLSPAELDIFEMLITVSGVGPRSAMAMVDEVPFEMLIAAITKGEEGVLKRVSGIGAKTAQKIIIDLKSKAMALVTLATSAASQTISEDADILEALQSLGYTSYQARDVIKKVLPEVKGVERRIEEALKLLSK, from the coding sequence ATGATTGGCTACTTGGAAGGTGAATTAATAAAGAAATACGACCGTCGCTGCATACTTAAATGCGGTTCTTTGGGCTACCGTATTTTTATGACCAATAGCGCACTTGGAAAAATACAAGAAAATGGCGAACTTGTAAAGGTTTTTACGCATCCATATCAGCGCGAAGATACACAAGAATTATACGGTTTTTTAAGCCCAGCAGAGCTAGATATTTTTGAAATGTTAATAACAGTTTCTGGGGTGGGTCCGCGTAGTGCTATGGCTATGGTGGACGAAGTGCCTTTTGAGATGCTTATTGCGGCTATAACCAAAGGTGAAGAAGGTGTTTTAAAACGAGTCTCGGGTATAGGCGCAAAAACAGCGCAGAAAATAATAATAGATTTAAAATCTAAAGCCATGGCTTTGGTTACGTTAGCCACTAGTGCCGCTTCTCAAACTATTTCCGAAGATGCCGATATTCTGGAAGCTTTGCAAAGTTTGGGTTATACCAGTTATCAAGCGCGCGATGTTATTAAAAAAGTTCTGCCAGAAGTTAAAGGAGTAGAACGCCGTATAGAAGAAGCTCTAAAATTATTATCTAAATAA
- the dinD gene encoding DNA damage-inducible protein D, whose product MDTNVISQGPHKDFENIKHIDENGIEYWLARDLMLLLGYPHWQKAEEVIGRAARACVNSGQNVDNHFNRTVKMVKIGSNTPKKTRDYKLDRYACYLIAQNGDSNKPEISLAQTYFALQTRRQEIFENLSEVEKRLRVRNQVKTQNKKLSGTAKDAGVTKFGLFYDAGYRGLYDMPLAGIKKKKGIQKGDLLDMIGTTELAANLFRITQTEEILKKNKNKVYGDYPASRVHNTVGREVRQTIQKIGGVLPENLLAEKHIKEAEKELKGFKKTLISGKKPKNKLLNI is encoded by the coding sequence ATGGATACAAATGTAATATCCCAAGGTCCTCATAAGGATTTTGAAAATATAAAACATATAGATGAGAACGGAATTGAATATTGGCTGGCAAGAGACTTGATGTTGTTGCTTGGCTATCCGCATTGGCAAAAGGCGGAAGAGGTAATTGGCAGAGCAGCTAGAGCCTGTGTTAATAGTGGTCAGAATGTGGATAACCATTTTAACCGAACGGTTAAAATGGTTAAAATCGGCTCAAATACACCAAAAAAGACAAGAGATTACAAACTAGATCGTTATGCTTGTTATCTTATAGCTCAAAATGGAGATTCTAATAAACCGGAAATATCCTTAGCTCAAACATATTTTGCTTTACAAACACGCAGACAAGAGATTTTTGAAAATCTATCTGAAGTTGAAAAAAGACTTCGAGTTAGAAATCAGGTTAAAACGCAAAATAAAAAATTGTCTGGTACAGCTAAAGATGCAGGAGTTACTAAATTTGGTTTATTTTATGATGCTGGTTATAGAGGTTTGTATGATATGCCGTTAGCAGGTATTAAAAAGAAAAAAGGAATCCAAAAAGGAGATTTATTAGATATGATTGGGACTACAGAATTAGCAGCGAATTTATTTCGGATTACTCAGACGGAAGAAATATTAAAGAAAAATAAGAATAAGGTTTATGGGGATTATCCTGCCAGTCGAGTACATAATACAGTTGGTAGAGAGGTGAGACAAACTATTCAGAAAATAGGCGGTGTATTGCCCGAAAACTTATTAGCAGAAAAACATATTAAGGAAGCAGAAAAAGAGCTGAAAGGATTTAAAAAGACTTTAATTTCTGGTAAAAAGCCGAAGAATAAGTTATTGAATATTTAA